Sequence from the Ostrea edulis chromosome 8, xbOstEdul1.1, whole genome shotgun sequence genome:
ttgtgtaaggtgaagataacgaacagtgatcaatctcataactcctatattttttaacttttcttttttctatttttaaggGAGGTGAGTATTTTCCCAGTTTgtcattttgattttcttctcttctttggttgatgtttggtttttttccaACGTTTATCATCATAACGCAATATCTGCATATCAGGAGAATTTCAACTTCCATTTGTTAAATTCGtctattttttcaaatatttgatgtatTGTAGAGTTATTGAAATGTTATCACTGCatttatatcttatttttacCTGGTAAAATTTCCACTATAGCGTTCTTCTTGAGATTCTCGGTTTTCCTTGCATCGCATTTGTCATCTTCGTCATAAGTTGGTCTTAACATGCAAAGCCTCTACAATCAGATCAGAGTATAAAAACGTCAAATGAACTGAAATAAAAAGTTacacaaaaaattaaaatatttcaatttattacgCATTATTATAAGTTAAAGTAGATCTAAGCagttatatgtaaaacttatacggtaccaattttgatccaccgtatgcgcatttcgacaaataatgactcttcagtgatgctcaaaccgaaaaattgtatatttgttttctaAGAGACGTGAACATGGAAactataaacaaaaatatgataaaagggCGCCACAACGAAGATTGTATAATAATACAGCACGTGGCCCCGTACAATTCAACTAATACACAAAACGAtgtataaatgtaataaaaaggATAATTCATTATCTACTCATGTGAGATAGTGAAATGCCATAACTGGGCAAATTTTCGTCCTAGACTGGGAATGTTGTCCCAATGGACCACTTCTACAATGGGACATTTGTAATAATGAATAATACTTCAAGACCTACAATGCCAATAGTTCATTGATAGCATATCCTTTTATCACATACGTGAAACGGTAAATTTCGTGTTGTATTCTACGATTCTATGTGATAATTCGTTCCATGAGACAGACTAACATGTTGTACCTGATGTATAAAGTGTACACTTCTTACGGATATGTTATTCTGACTAATCAATAATCGTATTTACGTCAGCattataatttttacaaatatgaaGTATTTGCATCCATGCACAAAAGCCTAAAATTTGAGACATTTGATCCACACCTCGGGAAACAATCCGCTGTCTAGTAAATAGTATATCCTCCCATTGAAGGATTACATTTATCTCACGCCGTTCAAAATTGATTCATGATTTCAATTCCACACGGACAAAGTTGAATAGCGATGATCATTTAAGTTCAGTTACCATAACAGATTACTCTGCAAATCAAATGTATGTAAATCATCatttaaatgaatgaatgaatgaatagtATCATATCTAGTTCCATACCTTTTCCGCCTGTTTTTAagttaaatatatatgattgattgaatattgtttaacgtcccgctcgagaatatttcactcatatggagacgtcaccactgccggtgaagggctgcaaaatttagacctatgatcggcgcttatggccattgatcggggagggatctttatcgtgccacacatgctgtaacacgggacctcggtttttgcggtctcattcgaaggaccatcccatttagtcacctcttacgacaagcaaggggtactgaggacctattctaacccgaatccccacgggagaGTTACCTATATAAGAGTACTATGATCCTTTTTAGTGTGTGTTTCAGTTTTAGCCCAGTGGATAGAATGTAAACGTTTTTCGTCCTCAGCGCTGCTACAAATTTTTGATGTCCAATCTTGGTTTTGGGTGTTGTGGGCGAAGGCCAAACGTTCGAGATTACAAGCGAAAATCACCTGTCTTTTCGGTGTGTACTTAAAACAAAGAGTCTGATTCACAGATGGAGATGATACAATAGAGAACTATCACTGTTAAGATCATGGGTGCTATAGTTCTGTTCGGAACTTTACCCAAGTTGACAACGTCTCTATATTTGAATACGATATTAGATAATCTACTGTTGGTCACCTTTTTACACGCCATGTCAGAAATGGGAAAATAATCACAAAAGATGAACTAGCATTCGCTGACTATAATTATATAAGGGTGGTTTGTAACCTCTCCATATTTGTGCCCCTAAATGTTTTGTATCGATCATATTTTTATCTCCGAATCCACTTAGACTGTTCCTTGAACTAAAATGAATAGTGAATTGCCATTGAATGAACTAACGGAATCCCCGTACCATCGGACTTCGGCGTATCAAACCATCATACGTTCACGTAGCGTTTCTATATAGGAGAGAAGCCATCACAATTTGACGCAGAGCATCGCACTTCGTAATGACCCTTGTACTTTagagtattacatatgtataacataTCACCATCATATAGATGAATGATTCCTTGCAATATACCATTGCTGTCAAAGGTCCCGATTCGAAAAGATTGTTTATGCTGTCGTTGAGAGAGTTAATGGCTTTAATCATACGAAGCATCCCTTTGGGAATTTGATAAGTACGGTAAATGAACAATTCAACATCATCCGTTTATGTCTTCGTTATATTTACTCGCGCATTTACCTTGAACTCCTGGTATAAGGTGCTTTGGTTTTGTCGCGATATGTCATCGATGAGGTCTCTTGCTTTTCTGGAGAAATCATTTAACGCAAGAAGGGTATCCCTAGTCTGAAACCCATGCAATAGCGCCTTATGTAAGAACACGTACTGGTCCtgtaaaaatgatattcaacaAAACTGGCATTCATTCATAAGTATGATATTTGTATGACGACGTATGAGATCAGCAAATCATACACTGATGTAATGAATTTAACTATAGTCTTACTCGAGTCTGAACCATTGTCATTCGATCGCCTCTCATCCGTTtcacaaaattgaaaacgtCTATCTTTCCCTGTTCTGTTCCGTGCCGCAGTAATGAATCCAGACCAATGTACGTTCCCGTCCTCCCCACGCCGGCACTAGTAACATAAATATTGTCTACATATTCTATAATATCTTCACTCCGGCACTAGTAGCAGAAAAATTGTCTACATATTGTATGATATCTTCACCAATTCGTAATTTTCACTATTGTTAAACTAAAACATCTAATAGGTTGAAATAAAAGCGAACTTGATATCACGAAATTAAAAGACATATGCACCGTTACAGAACAAGtatatcactgaagagacattatttgtcgaaatgcgcatctggtgcatcaaaattggtaccgtataagttttacattatatatatgtatcattcCTCAAATTATCGATACAACGAGAGAAGCAGGAGTTATATATGATTCATTGATATTATACTAATgatattattgatgtttttatcACTAAGCCAGCAATTTTTAAACTATAACATTTAGCGATTCTGCGGAGCATTGCATCATTGTATTTCTTTACTGTATATCAATACGTTAGAATGTATATCATATGCTACATAGAACAGCATCAGTTCCGTTTTTAAACATACCattaggccacaccaatttgtaaaatagttcttcgaattttcaaacaaaaaagtgaggagagagggcgaaattattttacaaatattatttttttattttagaggTAAGAATTATGAAGCGAGCGAAtgcaagaaatataaataattgtaattgaatcaagtgtaattttaaaaagcGAGCGCtcaaaaataaagatctaaaatcatcagatatcatttgtttaccacaacttaacatttttcagtgtgttgatatagtttacttttaatatttttcaacatatagTTTACAATAGATAAGAAGTATTTCAAAGACTTTATTTTCTTCATACCTTACTCATatactttgcaacattaactgataaggtcttttaaagaatgttatttttgtttcatttctgtAACCTTTTGATTCCGTTCTACGCATATTGCTAGATACATGTCCAATTTTGAAATCTCCAATGTATCACTTGTAGCATTTTCTTGAGTTTTAATCACGTGGGGAtcggggttagaatagatcctcagtacccccttgcttgtcgtagaaggcgactaaatggggcggtccttcggatgagaccgcaaaaacataggtcccgtgtcacagcaggtgtggcacggtaaagatccctccctgctcaatgacaataagcgccgggcatagacctatattttgcagcccttcaccgacagtggtgacgtctccatatgagtgaaatatccttgagagtgacgttaaacaatattcaatcaatctagaATTTTAATAGAACACACGGAATTAATAATCATCaaaaaccttttgtgaatttatTGTTAACTGTCGGTCCTATTTAGAAtagtccttagtaccccttgcttgtcataagaggcgaataaatgggggcggtccttcggatgagacagcaaaaactgTCAGAGAcctgtgtcacagcaagtgtggcacgatacagATATCTTCCTGCTCAATGGATATAAGCGCTGAGCAtgaggcctaaattttacaaccCTTCACCGCCAATGGTAAAGTCTTCAtgtcagtgaaatattctccagagagactttaaacaatatataatcaatcaatcgtacgCTGTCGATGTTCTCTAAATAGTAGCATCAAATAGCGCATTAAGATTTTCATCGACTTCCAGTTCGATTGCAGCATAATGAACAACTTCCAATCcggtgttatgaagtatcgcaCATATTAAGATAGACTTAATGAATACCTTAAAAATCCGTATCACACTATTAGGAGATTTCTCAAGAGCCCGCGATTCTGCAATTTGTCAGTCATATGCATCAAGGTTgtttgtgcgcttgttgtaaaaagtcaaaaatattttacGCAGATATTTTTGGTCACGCGGGCGGGtattattctttttatatataatataatataatgtaatttggatttattacaaatagaagcggcgaatccgacgaactagattacaaattggcatggcccAAGGcttattaatatatattattctCATTTTTAGTATATTagcaaatattcaaaaacaattCTGTGTATTTGTTGTTGCATGATCTACATTTTCCGGGAGATTTACCTGCAATGTACCAGTAAGGGGTTGCCAGGACGGTATATTTTGTTGACCGCTCTGTGGAACTGAATCAGTCCCGCCTCTTCCGGTGTACCGTGGTCAGGCCAAGCAGTGTAATGGAACTGTGTGATTGCTCTTTTGTCAGATGTCTggtaatattgaaaatatagaaTGATAAATGTCATAAAACGTTACTACCAGAATAACGCAAACTTAATTTATTTTATGCCAAGAAATCAAAGTGGTTAAAAACGGTGAAGCTGTGTTTAAGTTAGATGATTATTCAACCTAAATGTGTTTGATTTAAAACTCGAAAGTGATTTACATTCCTTATTAATATCATTCCCCCTGTTCCTGGAAAATTAATTCATGATAGATTTCATGAAACGTTAATATCAGAATAAAACAAACTTCATTTATTTTAAGCCTTGGCAAATAAATCGAAATAGTTAGGAAATGAAGgaaaaattgtgtttaaatgcgatttttcaaaatagatatgTTTCATCTAAAACTCTAAAGTGATTTAGATTCGTTTTCttatattgtttattgtgttcCTGAATCGTGGATACTGTATCAACGATAACTTCATTTAGCAATATAACCAAATCAATATTCCGTTAAATACATAAAACCAAACTCACATCCTCCCTGTGAACGAGCAGGGATCGGATTATATATGCTGCATAAACGGTTTCTTTCGTCAATCGTACTGTACAAGGACCAACCTCAAAAACAGTACCTTCCTCTTCAGGCCAGTATCGGGAACATTTGTGCTAGACAATAAAACAAAAGCCATTACTAGCATATCATAGTTAACAACTCAATACCGGTTTGCATTGCCCATTAAATCTAGATGTGTGGTTTATGTTTGGGATCAGATATCTGGTTATTGTCCGGAAAACGCGTACCTTTCCTCCCTCGACAATATTTGTTAGCATCACGATTGTTCCGATATTTTCTTGCCATATCATTCTCCAAAAATCCGCCGTGGTGTTCTTCCTGGGACCTGTGTGATAACAAACGTTTGATGCATTGGCTTGTTAAGAATAAGAAATAGTctatatattgtattatattagattgatcactgttcgttatcttcacctttcattgttgTTGTGGGTCTTTTGTCTACTTTGCACGTCCCATGGGGATCCAAATAAAATTGGACTTCCTCTTCCAAAATACATATTGTAGACAACCAATACTTCACTACTAGAAGTACTATATTATATTACTAACATTTTCCAAACATTTACAATAGATATCATACCTTGCGATGCAATGTACCTCTCTTCATCCTTTACATCCTACAGAAAGATAACATTTATATTAAAGGAATCTACCAATCAGTTAACAATGAATGATATGCATTAATTTGTTTATATACCTTTATATAATTTGCATTGATGTAATCATTGTCCGATTCATTCCATGATTCTTTCAGAATAATTCGAGAGTGTTCATCTACAAGTAAATATCAGAGATAGGATGATCTCATTTCTGAACTAGAAAAAAAGGAAGAAAACCACACATCATGACATGCTTACTTTtacagttgtttttttttttgttttttttttttacatattatgATTACCCAATCGGGCTATACATTTCCTCCTTTAATGATTCTAACATGATTCCAGCATATCCACAACTTAGCATAGCAGAATTCAACTCGGCATACTTAAAGTTATGTCATAAGTCAAATATACTTATCGTGAGGATATTGTGCAGAATTTACAGGAATGTCATCATATCAGTGTTGTTGGCAATTTATAAAGCGTATGATGGGATAGACAAAGGGAAAGGGTAATATATGTGATCATTAGATATATGTGCTGAAAACAGATAAAGGCAAAACTTTGAAATAGTAGCTTGAATGATGAAAATGGAGTGTGATGGTTTGCTTGAAATTGATATAGTTCTATTCTTTGGTAATTTCCACCTGCCAGGTAAGATTACAGAAATTCTATTGGAGGATATGAAAGCGTTTTCATAGCAAAATTTCCCTATAAGAATGAGGATTATTTAGACAATCATACCACCGGTGTTCCTGTAAAGCGAAGATTATAAAACCTACACCATTTTTACATATATCTTTTATATGTTCAccttaaatttttatttcacattctacgattctctctctctctctctctctctctctctctctctctctctctctctctctctctctctatttatCTATTTCTCTCTCAGTCTATTTCCCTCTCTCGTCATCTGACTACATATGTACATTCAAGACGACTATTTACATGGAAACGTCGTCTTAAACCGATTCTTCGTTACGTTCTCCTCTTTCTGTGCTGAGGTACAAATGTCAGTGTTTGCTGATGGCAATTCCTATAAAAACATATACAGAAATGTCTTCATATTTTCTTACAAAGAATTTCAGTTGATatgtttacaaaatgatttttttagaTTAAAGAAACAGATGAATAGAAAACAACTGTCATATGGCATGCCTGAAATTCTGCAATaaacatattattttctttgttgttgGCCTTTTCTGTAATCAATCGGTGGAGGTTTTCGATTTTCATACAGGTGTCCTTTGGTGTAATGTTATAGTAACCGCCCTCTGATTGGTGTTCCTCTGTAACAGATACCTCGTTGACACAATTAGATATGTCGTCCCTATTTTGGTAATGGACTTCTGGAATTAGACGAAAATTactaatacatatacattaaaaGTTCCGTTTAACATTGCAGAgtgaaattgttttgaaatgttgatTCCCATTCAATATATTTCGACTATTGGCTTCAAACTCAGTTAATGTTTATCAAGTACAAAACGATGTTTGTCTATTAGCTTACGATTGTACCTCCTCTTAAACATATGCGCATTGTTTTATAAATGCTATTATGATGCAATGTGTTCAACAGGATAttgttccaatattttttttttctttaaagaaaaaagtaaGAATGCAATTTGTTATCAATACCTTGTGAATAatcacattttctttttctcgtctTTCTCGCATTTTTCGGAAGATTTTGGAATTCTTCTTCAGTCCTTGATTTTTCAGTTGCGTTATTTCTTCGTcttttaacaaaacaaacaaagaaTTTCCTTATACCGGTATGTATTTACAAATGTTTCCATTTATCTCGGAAACATATGCATATAACCAATATAAATCATATCTTTATCAAACtcacaaaattgaattttggaACAAAGATATGTGATTGGTTAAGAATTTATAGATTACTCACCTCATGATTACCAAAACAGCGATTATGCATATACAAATGAACAAAACACCACCGACAGATCCTCCGACTTTAACGCCAATACTATCTTCATTGTCTGCAGATTCTGCAATATCTACGGCATATTTCTCACACATTATTTCAATATAGTAATATTGTGAGTAAGGCTATTCcgaaattacaaaattaaacactCTTTTGGAAGCTACATGGTCGTCACTTTGGAGCTTTATTGGTTATGTTATCTAAAATGCAAAGCAGATGTTGGTCATCAATATTATTTGATTGAAAAATGAATGCGTTTGTAATCGCTTATCTAAAACAAAACCATTTCAATTCCCAATCACAGAACTTGTTGTACAGCAAAATTACCCTGCAATATAAccattcattatcttcatctttttcaTCTTACCGTTGATAAGCGATGTGTCCTTGGTACATTTGGACACTAAAGCATGGTCGGCACTGACAAAGTGCCTTTAAATTCTCAGTTACGTATGTTTCAGCAGCCAATTGCTGCAAACAGAATCCACCGCTTTTACACAGAGACGGGATTGATTTTCCTTCACACAGCAAATATCTACACGTAGTATCTGATACCTTTACATAGAGGTGGCTGTCCTGTTCCCTCACATCCACCAGTACAATTTCCTGTCATATGGTCACATGGTGCCTCATCTTTGCAAGTCCCACATTCTGCTGAACAGTCACGGTTGTAGAATCCATCAGCACACACTGAAATCGATAGATGAATGGTAATTATATATACTCTTTATCGTATGAAATTTAATTACTAAGGTTAGATTCAGAAAAGCTatgttgaaaataattgattttgaattGGTATTTCATTAAAGATTATACATTCATGTTTAACTTATATTTGTATTAGTCTCTTTTGCATTATCCCACCAGACCAATTTTACTTGATAGTGgaaataataaaacatgctcCAGAAACATGCTAAAATCCCCAAATTCAACCCTTAGACATGAAATCGCCAATTTATTTTTCCGGCTTTCAAATAAGGATAAATGAAACctgtttgtttatttctatgGAAAACATTATGGAAACTCACAAGTCTTAGTTTAACTGATCCTGCGAAGTTCATGCTTATGTTTCCTGAACATGATTGACCTTTATGGTATTCAACTTATGCCTATTCAGTGAGGTTAATATTATTTGCCTGAAAGACTTGATTGAATGCTCGATATTTATGTAAGGCAAACATTTGCTTTGTGTTTCCATATTCTTATGTTGCTATAGAATCTCTCAAAAGGAACCAGAAAAGGCTAGGATTGTGTTAATATAGGCCCCTGGAAATGGGATGAAACTCAGACATATCACAATGAACACTGTCTGTATCGTAGGAGGACACACATCATATACCTTATACAGCTTAGGTCTAAGGCGTTATGGTTCAGACTGATTTGTTTTATCCATGCATGCCATCACGAGTGTTTTAACATGAATTGCATATACGTTGTAGACTGTATCatcttttaacatatttgtcCGATTCTTGCAGTTGATATTTTATCATGGTCTAAAAAGGAAACTGACACAATATATACCGTTGCATCTGGTCCCATTCCAGTTGTACTGACATCCGTCTGGACAGACACCAGTTGTTTTATTACACTGCATACCTGGTTTACAATGCCCGCATGCAGAAGTGCAGTTCTGATCAAAGTAATTGTTTTTACAGTCTACATCAAATAAGAAAAAAGAGAGTTATTTGAGCTACTCATTGTAGACTTAATTATAGATACAAAGTGTATAAAAACATCAGTACAATCTTGCAATAGTTATTATTTCTGCATTCTGCATTCAATAAAATACTAAAAAAGGTATATTATATCGTTATTCGTTCTTACATGGTCTTCAACACTCGTTTAAACGAGCATTTCGAAATCATGACCGccataacgatctaatttagaaatacaacctgtcattacgtcaaatgctgtctggcatgcttgataccaattgttagatcgttctgTACATACTGCTTATGACTTTGGATAACTCTGTTTGTTCTATATCTTAATCGTCTTGATTATAATTAACAAAGATTAAAATGTACCATTAATCGCTGATTTCTTTGTAGGTTTGTACATTGTCCATTCATTTgtggatttcatattttgtttcatattttgcaCCGCAGGGATTCCTCACAGAAACGTTAATCACCAACAATATACTTAACATGAATATTCTCAATTACCATGCACTAAACTGCAAATGCACCACTGGCGGAAATCATTCATGGTCCTACTGATTGCGTATCTGTTTAAATTATGTCCAAAATGGGTTCAAACTTCAAATTGAAAGGACTCACCCGTACAATGGGGAGGATCCCAGTGTCCGGTACATCCCTGTGGACACTCTCCGCTAGCTTTGTCACAGGGTTTGTTATCAACGCAGTTACCACATGACATTGTACAATTCTCTCCATAGTAATGATCTTGGCACTCTAGATTAGTAAAATAATATCGAATACCATAAAGAAATCGAAAAACTCAAAGCAATGTAA
This genomic interval carries:
- the LOC125660787 gene encoding receptor-type tyrosine-protein phosphatase mu-like isoform X1 translates to MCEKYAVDIAESADNEDSIGVKVGGSVGGVLFICICIIAVLVIMRRRNNATEKSRTEEEFQNLPKNARKTRKRKCDYSQEVHYQNRDDISNCVNEVSVTEEHQSEGGYYNITPKDTCMKIENLHRLITEKANNKENNMFIAEFQELPSANTDICTSAQKEENVTKNRFKTTFPYEHSRIILKESWNESDNDYINANYIKDVKDEERYIASQGPRKNTTADFWRMIWQENIGTIVMLTNIVEGGKHKCSRYWPEEEGTVFEVGPCTVRLTKETVYAAYIIRSLLVHREDTSDKRAITQFHYTAWPDHGTPEEAGLIQFHRAVNKIYRPGNPLLVHCSAGVGRTGTYIGLDSLLRHGTEQGKIDVFNFVKRMRGDRMTMVQTRDQYVFLHKALLHGFQTRDTLLALNDFSRKARDLIDDISRQNQSTLYQEFKRLCMLRPTYDEDDKCDARKTENLKKNAIVEILPVSKYRPYLMTIVEGRNDYINAVFIPSFTNKTGFIITQTPLPDTEVDLWTMCLDHDVDAVVMLIEEAAEDTWLPRRGSPKMCSPYRISCEKTGSTTDLVTQDTMLISSEDQQKPLEIIKLPSNDASAFSTAIDLLQEKTRTSQFTTVVVSRNGAGPAGIFCAVYNALEQLRRDEEVDMFTIVRQIHTRRPEAIDKLDEYTRCFEIVLNAVTTENIYVNL
- the LOC125660787 gene encoding receptor-type tyrosine-protein phosphatase mu-like isoform X2, whose amino-acid sequence is MRRRNNATEKSRTEEEFQNLPKNARKTRKRKCDYSQEVHYQNRDDISNCVNEVSVTEEHQSEGGYYNITPKDTCMKIENLHRLITEKANNKENNMFIAEFQELPSANTDICTSAQKEENVTKNRFKTTFPYEHSRIILKESWNESDNDYINANYIKDVKDEERYIASQGPRKNTTADFWRMIWQENIGTIVMLTNIVEGGKHKCSRYWPEEEGTVFEVGPCTVRLTKETVYAAYIIRSLLVHREDTSDKRAITQFHYTAWPDHGTPEEAGLIQFHRAVNKIYRPGNPLLVHCSAGVGRTGTYIGLDSLLRHGTEQGKIDVFNFVKRMRGDRMTMVQTRDQYVFLHKALLHGFQTRDTLLALNDFSRKARDLIDDISRQNQSTLYQEFKRLCMLRPTYDEDDKCDARKTENLKKNAIVEILPVSKYRPYLMTIVEGRNDYINAVFIPSFTNKTGFIITQTPLPDTEVDLWTMCLDHDVDAVVMLIEEAAEDTWLPRRGSPKMCSPYRISCEKTGSTTDLVTQDTMLISSEDQQKPLEIIKLPSNDASAFSTAIDLLQEKTRTSQFTTVVVSRNGAGPAGIFCAVYNALEQLRRDEEVDMFTIVRQIHTRRPEAIDKLDEYTRCFEIVLNAVTTENIYVNL